From a single Microbacterium murale genomic region:
- the galE gene encoding UDP-glucose 4-epimerase GalE, with the protein MSWIVTGGAGYIGAHVVRSLADAGLSPVVLDDLSSGIAAFVPEGVPFVQGSILDRDLVEKALRDHDAEGVIHVAGYKYAGVSVQRPLHTYAQNVEGTRVILEAMEAAGVSNIVFSSSAAVFGTPDVPLVVEETAKKPASPYGESKLIGEWMLRDQAIATAESEHPLRHTSLRYFNVVGSADETVYDVSPHNLFPIVFEALIEGKTPKIFGDDYATEDGTNVRDYVHVGDIAAAHVAAAKRLASGESIEAAYNLGSGDGLSVKQIMDAVVRVTGIEFTPEISARRPGDPDRIVATGELAARDLDWKMRYTVDEMVRSGWEARRAAQ; encoded by the coding sequence ATGTCCTGGATCGTCACCGGCGGAGCCGGCTACATCGGAGCGCACGTCGTGCGCTCGCTCGCGGATGCCGGGCTCTCTCCGGTCGTACTGGATGATCTGTCCAGCGGCATCGCCGCGTTCGTGCCGGAGGGCGTTCCGTTCGTGCAGGGCAGCATCCTCGATCGCGATCTGGTCGAGAAGGCGCTCCGCGATCACGACGCCGAGGGCGTCATCCACGTCGCGGGCTACAAGTACGCCGGCGTCTCGGTGCAGCGACCGCTGCACACGTACGCGCAGAATGTCGAGGGCACACGCGTGATTCTCGAGGCGATGGAAGCCGCGGGCGTCAGCAACATCGTCTTCTCCTCCTCCGCGGCCGTCTTCGGCACCCCCGATGTTCCGCTCGTCGTCGAGGAGACGGCGAAGAAGCCGGCGAGCCCTTACGGGGAATCCAAGCTGATCGGCGAATGGATGCTGCGCGACCAGGCGATCGCGACGGCCGAGTCCGAGCATCCGCTGCGTCACACGTCGCTGCGCTACTTCAACGTCGTCGGATCCGCGGACGAGACCGTCTACGACGTCAGCCCGCACAACCTCTTCCCGATCGTGTTCGAGGCGCTGATCGAAGGCAAGACGCCCAAGATCTTCGGCGACGACTACGCCACCGAAGACGGCACGAACGTGCGCGACTATGTGCACGTCGGCGACATCGCGGCCGCGCACGTGGCTGCGGCCAAGCGTCTGGCATCCGGGGAGAGCATCGAGGCCGCCTACAACCTCGGTTCCGGCGACGGCCTGAGCGTGAAGCAGATCATGGATGCCGTGGTGCGTGTGACCGGCATCGAATTCACCCCGGAGATCAGCGCCCGCCGCCCCGGCGACCCCGACCGCATCGTGGCGACCGGCGAGCTCGCCGCGCGCGATCTGGATTGGAAGATGCGCTACACGGTCGACGAGATGGTCCGCTCGGGCTGGGAAGCTCGCCGCGCGGCGCAGTAG